The Micromonospora sp. NBC_00421 genome contains a region encoding:
- a CDS encoding DUF3107 domain-containing protein, giving the protein MEVKIGVQYAPRELVVESAQSPAEIEQIVTDAFAKAEGTLSLTDEKGRRVIVPVGKVAYVEIAEASPRAVGFTVR; this is encoded by the coding sequence GTGGAGGTCAAGATCGGCGTGCAGTACGCGCCGCGCGAGCTGGTTGTGGAGAGCGCGCAGTCGCCGGCCGAGATCGAGCAGATCGTGACCGACGCCTTCGCCAAGGCCGAGGGGACGCTGTCCCTGACCGACGAGAAGGGTCGACGGGTCATCGTGCCGGTCGGCAAGGTCGCCTACGTCGAGATCGCCGAGGCGTCCCCCCGCGCGGTCGGGTTCACCGTTCGCTGA
- a CDS encoding TetR/AcrR family transcriptional regulator — MTAVGNGAQTAGRPTRLPRSARRKQLLAAAQEVFVAQGYHAAAMDDIAERAGVSKPVLYQHFPGKMDLYLALLDTHCDAIVAKVHDAMRGTSDNKERVGASVRAYFDFVDHESEAFRLVFESDLRNDPAVRQRVERVEQGCIAAITDTIISDTGVSRPHAELLASGLVGAAETAAQFWLAGGRRMPKAEAEALVAALSWRGIASFPLQGESA, encoded by the coding sequence ATGACCGCTGTGGGGAACGGTGCGCAGACTGCCGGCCGGCCCACCCGGCTACCCCGTTCAGCACGCCGTAAGCAGCTACTCGCGGCGGCTCAGGAGGTGTTCGTAGCGCAGGGGTACCACGCCGCCGCGATGGACGACATCGCCGAGCGGGCCGGGGTTTCCAAGCCGGTGCTGTACCAGCACTTCCCGGGAAAGATGGATCTCTACCTGGCGCTGCTCGACACGCACTGTGACGCCATCGTCGCCAAGGTGCACGACGCGATGCGCGGCACCAGCGACAACAAGGAGCGGGTCGGGGCGTCGGTGCGGGCCTACTTCGACTTCGTCGACCACGAGAGCGAGGCGTTCCGGCTCGTCTTCGAGTCGGACCTGCGCAACGATCCGGCGGTCCGGCAGCGGGTCGAGCGGGTGGAGCAGGGCTGCATCGCGGCGATCACCGACACCATCATCTCGGACACCGGGGTCAGCCGGCCGCACGCCGAACTGCTCGCCTCCGGCCTGGTCGGCGCGGCCGAGACCGCCGCCCAGTTCTGGCTGGCCGGCGGCCGGCGGATGCCCAAGGCCGAGGCGGAGGCGCTGGTCGCCGCGCTGTCCTGGCGGGGCATCGCGAGCTTCCCGCTCCAGGGTGAGTCGGCCTGA
- a CDS encoding Daple, whose product MPLSRDEPVGLPSASGGERGTGLPATPPAGRTEQPFRLPRDEPVDRPAAPPAGRAEQPFRLRSVPTQPPGPADLPGHPPEPAATAVGTHATAVGAPTASGPRRLDQIPPAPAPTSDPPYAARRSAPDPLTTAEPVVDERRPDRGTAVLPQRVPAEPDVPVVPEPPAVEPPAETPELARIATHLRRDDEPAPPRERPEGFDVNAILDAVREVAGVRDAALRRTPAGAHSLRLDLSDGADPAEVSRLVARLLQERMGLAAAPQNLSGEPSAPVPPPLRRRTGEPRSGETRGRDESTPTDRRDPNHGAPTGRARTGLPSAGLPSAGPPAVTPPVPMEERPVGAPARLTGEPSVDGPGPERPVAGVGTGGEAPTGGPIWDEEQPAEQSPTVSGAPRRRRQPTAHRGRASVEETVPGSQLPPPTGSPATLNASYSGGGQMTTTETAPSRPLDTGGVPGPRVVIDHVQVSTFGLDANVEVRLLAAGEPAAGHATGPAVDGYVLRLCAVAAAAAVDELLRHAERTVERGRCFVEHAAVVPFGNCEVATVVVLLVCDGWVEQLAGSALVAGDPRQAVVRATLAAVNRRLEALLA is encoded by the coding sequence TTGCCGCTTTCCCGGGACGAACCGGTCGGGTTGCCGTCCGCCTCCGGCGGTGAACGGGGCACCGGGCTGCCGGCCACCCCACCGGCCGGTCGTACCGAGCAACCGTTCCGGCTCCCCCGGGACGAACCGGTCGACCGGCCGGCCGCCCCACCGGCCGGCCGCGCCGAGCAACCGTTCCGACTTCGGTCGGTGCCGACGCAGCCGCCCGGTCCCGCCGACCTTCCCGGTCACCCGCCGGAGCCCGCGGCCACCGCCGTCGGCACCCATGCCACCGCCGTCGGCGCCCCCACCGCGAGCGGGCCACGCCGCCTGGACCAGATCCCGCCCGCGCCCGCCCCGACGAGCGACCCCCCCTACGCGGCCCGCCGATCCGCCCCTGACCCGCTGACCACGGCCGAACCGGTGGTGGACGAACGGAGGCCGGACCGGGGCACGGCGGTGCTGCCGCAGCGCGTCCCTGCCGAACCGGACGTCCCCGTCGTGCCGGAGCCGCCAGCCGTGGAGCCCCCCGCCGAGACCCCCGAACTCGCCCGAATCGCCACCCACCTGCGCCGTGACGACGAGCCTGCCCCACCGCGGGAACGCCCCGAGGGCTTCGACGTCAACGCGATCCTGGACGCCGTACGTGAGGTGGCCGGGGTGCGGGACGCGGCGTTGCGTCGTACCCCGGCCGGGGCGCACAGCCTGCGACTCGACCTGTCCGACGGGGCCGACCCGGCGGAGGTGAGCCGGCTGGTGGCCCGACTGCTCCAGGAGCGGATGGGCCTCGCTGCGGCACCGCAGAACCTGTCCGGTGAGCCGAGCGCGCCGGTGCCGCCGCCGCTGCGCCGCCGCACCGGTGAGCCGCGCTCCGGGGAGACCCGTGGCCGCGACGAGTCGACCCCGACCGATCGCCGGGACCCGAACCACGGCGCACCGACCGGCCGGGCCCGCACCGGCCTGCCGTCCGCCGGCCTGCCGTCCGCCGGCCCGCCGGCCGTAACCCCGCCGGTGCCCATGGAGGAGCGGCCGGTCGGTGCGCCCGCCCGGCTGACGGGGGAGCCGTCGGTCGACGGGCCCGGCCCGGAGCGACCGGTTGCCGGGGTCGGCACCGGCGGGGAAGCCCCCACCGGCGGACCGATCTGGGACGAGGAGCAGCCGGCCGAGCAGTCGCCGACCGTGTCCGGGGCACCCCGGCGACGCCGGCAGCCGACCGCCCACCGGGGTCGGGCCAGCGTGGAGGAGACAGTCCCGGGTTCGCAGTTGCCGCCTCCGACAGGGAGCCCGGCGACGCTCAACGCGTCGTACTCGGGTGGTGGGCAGATGACCACGACGGAGACCGCGCCCTCGCGACCGTTGGACACCGGCGGCGTGCCGGGGCCCCGGGTGGTCATCGACCACGTCCAGGTGAGCACCTTCGGCCTGGACGCCAACGTCGAGGTACGCCTGCTCGCCGCCGGTGAACCGGCGGCGGGGCACGCCACCGGGCCGGCCGTGGACGGGTACGTGCTGCGGCTCTGCGCGGTGGCCGCCGCGGCGGCCGTGGACGAGTTGCTGCGCCACGCCGAGCGCACCGTCGAGCGGGGACGCTGCTTCGTCGAGCACGCCGCCGTGGTGCCGTTCGGCAACTGCGAGGTGGCGACAGTGGTGGTGCTGCTGGTCTGCGACGGCTGGGTGGAGCAGTTGGCGGGTTCGGCGCTTGTCGCCGGGGATCCCCGCCAGGCGGTGGTCCGGGCCACCCTGGCGGCGGTCAACCGTCGCCTCGAAGCGCTGCTCGCCTGA
- a CDS encoding alpha/beta fold hydrolase has translation MKRAALWPEEHLPPHRLPPPWPGRAVRLDGMLTYVRDTPATGPDAEPALYVHGLGGSSQNWTDLAGLLADRLDGQAIDLPGFGRSEPGLRYTIPAFAERVVRWIEHSGRGPVHLFGNSLGGAVSVYVAGRRPDLVRTLTLISPALPFLNFGRSLQGRMLPLLAIPRGERLAAWRLAQLAPEVMAQQAMEACVADLSRISEQRRQEALEEIRIRYEATHYAAAYVRTFRGLVASFLRSYLPGPGSLWRIAAGIQAPTLVVGGMKDRLVDVRVAPQTARIIPDSRLMMLAGVGHVAQLEVPRTVARAVLHLLAEVAGSTPPDRPPTPPVSGDVGRPDADTHPGGDVAPRAGGSDAPECGGDAAWQPEVAS, from the coding sequence ATGAAGCGCGCCGCCCTCTGGCCCGAGGAGCACCTGCCCCCGCACCGGCTGCCCCCTCCCTGGCCCGGCCGGGCGGTACGCCTCGACGGCATGCTCACCTACGTCCGGGACACCCCGGCCACCGGGCCGGACGCGGAACCGGCGCTCTACGTGCACGGACTTGGCGGTTCGTCGCAGAACTGGACGGACCTCGCCGGCCTGCTCGCCGACCGCCTCGACGGGCAGGCGATCGACCTGCCCGGTTTCGGCCGTAGCGAACCGGGGCTGCGGTACACCATCCCGGCCTTCGCCGAGCGGGTGGTGCGCTGGATCGAGCACTCCGGGCGGGGTCCGGTGCACCTGTTCGGCAACTCGCTCGGCGGGGCGGTCTCGGTGTACGTCGCAGGTCGCCGGCCGGACCTGGTGCGTACCCTCACCCTGATCTCGCCGGCCCTGCCGTTCCTGAACTTCGGCCGCTCGTTGCAGGGGCGGATGCTGCCGCTGCTGGCCATCCCGCGCGGGGAGCGGCTGGCCGCCTGGCGGCTCGCCCAGCTGGCCCCGGAGGTGATGGCCCAGCAGGCGATGGAGGCGTGCGTGGCCGACCTGAGCCGGATCAGCGAGCAGCGCCGGCAGGAAGCGCTGGAGGAGATCCGGATCCGGTACGAGGCGACCCACTACGCCGCCGCGTACGTCCGCACGTTCCGGGGCCTGGTCGCCAGTTTCCTGCGGTCGTACCTGCCGGGGCCGGGGTCGTTGTGGCGGATCGCCGCGGGGATCCAGGCGCCTACGCTTGTGGTGGGGGGTATGAAGGACCGGCTGGTGGACGTCCGGGTGGCCCCGCAGACGGCCCGGATCATCCCGGACAGCCGGCTGATGATGCTGGCCGGTGTCGGGCACGTGGCGCAGCTGGAGGTGCCGCGTACGGTGGCCCGCGCCGTGCTGCACCTGCTCGCCGAGGTGGCCGGGAGCACGCCGCCCGACCGGCCCCCCACGCCGCCCGTCAGTGGTGACGTCGGGCGGCCTGACGCCGACACCCACCCCGGCGGTGACGTCGCGCCACGGGCCGGCGGGAGCGACGCGCCGGAGTGCGGTGGTGACGCGGCGTGGCAGCCCGAGGTGGCATCCTGA
- a CDS encoding DUF3152 domain-containing protein: protein MSALLRHGPRPTRGTRRPSVALRRLSLALRRLPVALRRLPVGTGRSRPAVLAVVLLLVVVSGGLAVTAGAEPGVGRLVARPVATPVAPSGTALGTGYASGAAGVSGSVGELGRAGLAHGSGPVGPSAAAGPVPPVEVPSAEQAGAVVPTTTVPPLALSGPVPTTGGGTFRYDDRAGTMLGRSGVLRRYRVAVEDGSGEDVRDFSDQVQAALAGPGSWVDGGRLRLLRVPGNAPYDFTVELATRNTAGRLCRAGGVDIRVDGVPYTSCRAPGKVILNLDRWRTSVPHFVRGGVPLALYRTYVVNHEVGHQLGHRHEGCRGPGRPAPVMQQQSLFLHGCTANPWPYLNGKRYAGPAV, encoded by the coding sequence ATGTCTGCGCTCCTACGTCACGGTCCGCGACCGACCCGCGGCACCCGCCGCCCTTCCGTCGCCCTGCGCCGCCTCTCCCTGGCCCTGCGCCGCCTGCCCGTCGCCCTGCGCCGCCTGCCCGTCGGCACCGGTCGGTCGCGTCCGGCGGTGCTGGCCGTCGTACTGCTGCTGGTGGTGGTCTCCGGCGGGCTGGCGGTCACCGCAGGTGCCGAGCCGGGTGTCGGTCGGCTGGTCGCCAGGCCGGTGGCGACCCCCGTCGCACCGTCCGGCACCGCCCTCGGCACCGGCTACGCGTCGGGAGCCGCTGGTGTCTCAGGGTCGGTCGGTGAGCTCGGGCGGGCGGGGCTCGCCCACGGCTCCGGGCCGGTCGGCCCGTCCGCTGCGGCCGGACCGGTGCCGCCGGTCGAGGTGCCGTCCGCGGAGCAGGCCGGGGCCGTGGTCCCGACGACGACCGTGCCGCCGTTGGCGTTGTCCGGGCCGGTGCCGACGACCGGCGGGGGCACCTTCCGGTACGACGACCGGGCCGGGACCATGCTCGGCCGGTCCGGCGTGCTGCGGCGGTACCGGGTGGCCGTGGAGGACGGCTCCGGCGAGGACGTCCGGGACTTCTCCGACCAGGTGCAGGCGGCGTTGGCCGGGCCGGGCAGTTGGGTGGACGGCGGGCGGTTGCGGCTGCTCCGGGTGCCGGGGAACGCGCCGTACGACTTCACCGTCGAGCTGGCGACCCGGAACACCGCGGGTCGGTTGTGCCGGGCCGGGGGCGTCGACATCCGGGTCGATGGCGTGCCCTACACGTCGTGCCGGGCGCCGGGGAAGGTGATCCTCAACCTGGACCGGTGGCGGACGTCGGTGCCGCACTTCGTCCGGGGTGGTGTGCCGTTGGCGCTGTACCGGACGTACGTGGTGAACCACGAGGTGGGCCACCAGTTGGGGCACCGTCACGAGGGGTGCCGGGGGCCGGGGCGGCCGGCGCCGGTGATGCAGCAGCAGTCGCTGTTCCTGCACGGCTGCACGGCGAACCCGTGGCCCTACCTGAACGGAAAGCGGTACGCCGGCCCGGCGGTCTGA